The following nucleotide sequence is from Zea mays cultivar B73 chromosome 1, Zm-B73-REFERENCE-NAM-5.0, whole genome shotgun sequence.
ATCCATAATCAGACGCAGATCAATTCTCCTGAGATTAATTAAATCCACTCATGCTTTAATGTCTTCTGTCATCCAACCCTGCCTTCCATCTTAATTCTCAATTTCCTCTGTCAGGCATTTCGCTTTTAAGACACCAGGTAATCCAGTTGGTAGCTATTACGTAGTTCTTGAAGGTGACATGAATAAGGTTTTAACTTAATGAAGAAAAAAACTGTAAACTTTATCAAGCTAATGGAATTGCGGAACAAGGAATATAATAGTCATACACATTTGCCAGAACTTATCCTTGCAGATTGAGCCTAAACTGTAAACTTTATCTCAGCAACTTCCAGTTTTCAGACATGAATTATGGGCACGCAGTCTATCAATATCCCGCAACTGATCGGATCAGAAATTTAAATGAGTCGAAGAACTAGTACACCTGTGGGCAATGAACTAGCACACTTCATTACTTGTGCATTGCAGCTTAGTAGTTTAAAACCCCGGTGGGCGATGAACTAGCAGCCAGGTTCAGAATGGCACACACGCCTTAGGTAATAAATTAATAATCGACACAAGTCAAAACGATATTGATCTCATTCACGAGAAACCATCTGCTAAACTACTCGTTCTTCTTAGCCTTCATGTTCCCCTTGGGAATCTTGCTCAAGACGCCGTGGTCGAGCTTCTGATATTGATCTCGCAGCAGACCAAGAAGGCTGTAGAGGAAATCGTCCACTTGGTCTTCGTACTTCTCATAGAGCACCGGAAGCGTGTGAACACAAACAAACCCTGTTCCAGGTAATCCAACATCTTTGTCAGTACTAACCCCATATGCTGAAATGTGCGCATTCATTAAACTGGAACAGGGTATTGTTTCTTTGAGGTCGATTGACAAAAATGTGAGACTATGGCTGACAAGAATGGAAATTACAGGCCTCTTACCGACATATATGACAGTCAGGAAATTGCACCAACTTCCAATCACCGCAGCAGCCCACAGTCCTGCGATCGCCTGAAAGAAAACATAGCGCCACAATTAAAATGTCTGTCTAAGACAGACAGAAATAATAGGAATGCTTATAAATGGCATTCAACAATGTCATAAATGTGTGAATCATATCTTTTTCAATAGATAAACCCAGAAAAGTTTCACTTACCACTACAAAATGCTTCAAGTTTCTTTCACAAGAAACATCCTGAAGGAAGCACAGGAACTTGTTTACTTGGGCACCGATTGCAACGGCAATGTTCACAAATAACTCATCAGGCAATTCAACTCGGGGCACCTGAGAACGggatctagaggtagaaaaagatTTCAAATTATCGTGTCAATGGAGATACGGTCCAAATGTTTTACATATTCCCTACCCGCTGCTTAGCATGTTTGAGAAGTTGGACCAAACAAACTGGACAACCATTCCAAGAACAAGGGCAAATGAAACAATTGTCAGAAAGTGGTAGTCGAGCCACTCAAAGAAAACCCAAATAGCTGTTGCAAGAGCCAGAACACTCGATGATATTTTTTTGTTCCTCCATAACAGCACATCAGCAGCTACAATCACAAAAGAACACATCAGTGACGCTGACGCCCACCAAGCAAATTTCAACATAGGGTATGTTCCAGTAAGCAGACCACTTACGTTTTCCACCACCCAGAACTCCATGCAAGGTCTTCTGACGACCAAACAGCTTGTTCTTCACTTTGTCAGAGACTGAACCTGGATCAAATTTCCCAGACTTCTGCTTAGGAAGGTTGTCAGCAATGGTATCCATGATGCTGCTCATAATCTTTTCAGTTGCACTCTCAGAACGTTCCGACATCCTGTGTATATTTTAAGCTCACTGGAAAATATGAATGTATGTTAGACAATATGGTCGATCATATCTGGAACATTGAAAAAGGGAGAGAACGAATACAGCCATAAGGGGCTCAGGGGCACATGAGAAGAAAGGCCACTGGATCAGGATCAAACATATGAATTTAAGAAAATGCTAGACATTGTACTTGGCTGGAAGAACTAAGTGGAACTAGATATTCAGACATTTTTCGACTAGTAGCCTCAGTTCCTAAAATCGATTGACTGGAATAGTTCTGCACCTTCTCCTAAATCTTGACAATAACCTAATACACCTGGATTATCTACTGAAGCTGTGAAGCACATAATCTAGCAAAACTTTCTGTTGAACTTAGTTGCTGCAACATACGTTTAAATATGCtacaagccggttacagctccaaATCCATTCCCCAGCaggaaaaaaaaagaagaagctTCAAACAGTAACATTTCCAGTAGACAAGCATTAACCGAAACAGCGCCCTTCAATAATCAAAGCACTCAAGGACCAACACTGACCGATTTGGCGGTTCGTCGCCAAACAGACCAAACAAGATAATATATTTGTCCAGCCAGGGGAGAATCAGGCCCAGAACTCCTCGGTGAGCTCTCCATCTATTTGCTTCATAAAACCTCATTCATCGCACCATGaccaaagtccaaaaccacctAAATGCCCCCCTCCCCCCAGAAAGAAAAACAAGGAGATACAGCGTACAGTAAAGTCACCAGGTCCATCTTTCAGTACAAAAAGGAGCAGGTAAAAAGAAAATCCCTTAAGATTCCACATCGCCGGTTGAACTACCAAGATAGAGACTATACCAGGGAAAGGAGCAGCGACGACAAGAACAGGCGGAGAGCCGGCCGCCACTCTAGAGTCCCGAGAGGCCGAGACGATCGCGCAAGAAGCAGGCAGCGAGCACGAGCAGCGTGGATGAAATAAAAAGGCGGCGGTGGGGGGCGCTGGTTGGTGGCTTGGCCGGTTTGGAGGAGAGAAGAAATCGTACTAGCAATTGATGCTCAACATCGGGAGGAGGGGGCCGGGGCGGGTCATGTGAATGCGGTTCGACTGGTGAGTCACTGGGTTGTGGGCCCATACTGCGAGATCGCTGTTAGAGTTTCTACCAATGTGTCCGTTGCGCCGCCGTACGTGTGCCACTGCCACAGTGGGCCCCTGGGCAAGAGCATCTGCTATGCGTACCCCTCTTTGTTTGCGTGATCACTTGCGGGTGGGTCCACAGAGAAGTATAATTATGGCGGGCCCCGCTGGTAATGGAATATCTACGTCATCCGGAGAGAACATAACAGTGTGCTGCTAGCCTGCTAGTATAAAGGCACGAGGGAAGCGTGGTCCACAGGGGATATTTCCGGTGTTTATCACTTGTCAGCATTCATAGTTGTACTTTCGGGCCACCATTGGCCCAAGGCCAAAAAGACCCAAGCCGTTTGAATTTTGGACCAGCTTAAACCGTATTTATTTCGGGCCATACCGGGTCAGTCCATAAGACTAGCCCTCGTCTCATGACCTGGCatataattgcttaaacgtgtcaTACTTGTTTCGGTCAGCTCAAAATTATAAAAAACCCAAAATTCATATTATGACCCAAAACTTACATCAGAGCCCGAAATTCATGTCAGAGCTAAAAttcaaaacagaaaaaaaaataaaagataagacaattaAATTTGACCAAAAGAAAATTTAATATTTCTATTAAATTACTAGAGCTATGTAATGACTATCTCATTAAAAATTCTGAAGGAAAAACAATATAACCAGCTCCATACATAGTTCGTAAATTCGGTCAATTatttaatgttcataacaaaagtaaaaatATGTCACATACTCTAATTCAGAGCTgcaaaaaaacatctaactagcatcatctcttgctttgtgttctttatcaagtacaaGAAAATGTGGATTCAATTGTGGCCTTTTTGTGCCTAGGTCATTTCGTGTCTGCCTTAAACATGTCATGCTAATACGATATATTAGGTCGTgtccatcccaaatgctagtacgATTTCTTCTCTCCTCCAAACCTGACCCGATATATTAGGTCGTGTCCCTCCGACACTAAAATAttttaggttgtgtcttgattttTTCGTGCTTTGGGCCAGCCCATCAGATTCGACCCAAATGTACGCCTATATCAACATCTCCTGATTTGCAGATCGGCCAAGTCATTTGCTCGCTCGTCAAAATTAATTCGCAAACTACATAGAAAAGTTCACACGGATTAATTATCTCCAGCAACCCTCCTATCCTATTTCTTATCGCACCTCCTATTTCAAACTACGATCTACAAACATTACTATATACGATATAAAACAATATTTTGCAcggtcatatatatatatacgataTGCTTTAGACACCCTAACGACGTGTTTGGTTCgataggactaaactttagtccatcTCTTATAGTCTCTTTCAGGGATTAAACTGCCAAACACATAGACTAATGAAGGTCTAAAATCTTTTAGTCTCTAGTCCCCGTGACTAAGTAGGTGTTTGGTTCTACCCAACTAAGGAGGTGCAATGGCATTCGATCCCTGATTTTCCGCGAGGAATTTCTCTATAAAGGGACGACGATGAGTAATTTAGTTCTCACGTGGAAAATATAGTCCCTATCGGGTTCACAGGAACGGGGATGGAGAACCATTCCCCATCCTCGTTCCCCACATACATGTCCCATAAACATCTCTTAATCTAAATAAGTTCATTGACTTGTTAAAATTATACTAAAAACTCAATATATAATCTATTATAAAATAGCAAAATAAATGTTAAAATGGATGTCTTAGAGTAATGTTAAATCTTGTTTGTTCAATTTATATTGATTTGtaattaaaataaaatttgctTCTAACTATTGTATTTCTTAACAGGGCAGATTTCACGCGAGGAAAAAATTTCTCCGACAGGGACTGAAATCTCTCTTGTGAGCACTCGCGGGGATGGGAATGTAGAAACTTTCTCCCCGCGAGGACGAGAATGGAATATTTAAATCCCTAGTCCCTCAAAGGGGAATTCCCAATTTCTATCCCTAGTTCCTCTCTCATCGAATATTTAAATCATAATTACATGtactaaatatagtctaattataaaactagcTACACAGATTAAGATTAAAAGACAAGACACAATTATTAAACCTAATTAAGTctatatttaatactcataaTTGATATTCAAACATTTGATTTGATGTAAATGAAATGGAGAATTCCTCGTCAGGAAATGGCTCCCCGTCCCGTGGGAAGAAAAATTGTCCATCCCTATCCCCACGAACGCTCACGAGAAGACTTTTCTCCCATCCTCTTCCCTGTATGAATTTATCCCCATGGAGAATATATTCCCGTTAGTAAATACAATATTTAGAGGCAAAATTAAAACTAATTATATTAAATCAATATAAATTGAACAAACAAGATTTAAATTACAAGAAACATTTACTTTAGAGTATAGCTTGCTATTTTATAATAGATTATGTATTGAATTTTTAGTATAAATTTAACATACAAATGAactaatttggatgaagaaaactTCGAGGGGTGGGTATGCGGTGAACAGGAACGAGAGATGGTTCCCCATCCCGTCCCCACGAACCTGACAAGGACAAAGTTTTCCCGTTTTGATCTCCGTATGGACTAAATTACCTCCATCCTTGGTCCCTAATAGAATAATTCTCTGCAGGGAATCGGAGAACGAGTTATAATTACCATCTCTAAACGAACTAAACTTTGGTCAGAGGAACCAAACACCCTCTAAGGCATGTACAACCCTAAGCCCTTGAATTTTTTTCTAAGTATAAGATATAGATAAGAAATTGTATGATGTAATCCTAAGCCCCTAGATCATAAATACagttagagcaactccaagagattAGGTATATGGTTTTGTAAAGGTAAATTTAGCTAATACTAGAAGAAAAATGTATTCAATAGACACTGTAAACGACTCTTCAAATTTAGTGGCTCTCTATCCCTCCACCATCGTTCTCCATTTTTTGGTAGCCTGCTTCACTCTCTATTCAGACCGTAGATTTACCGAGTCTGTTGGATTAGACTACACTTTTCTATAAATTATATTTTAGAGAGTAGTTAAATCAGTAAATTTAGCTAGTCTTTTTAGCTAatctcttgaagttgctcttaaaAGATAATATGTATATAAAGTCATGAAGAGACAGACACTTCGAGAATAGCTCGTCTCTTGATTTTTCACTTACCCGACAAAAGACCCCTTAATTAATGTGGTTGTATGTACATGccctaaaagagactaaaagccTATTCTGGATAGCATTTGCCCTCATTATTGTCTACACCCCTAACTAATTACTTGCAGTGAGGGATATTTTGGTATTTATTCATGTGTTTTAATTGTCTTTAGTCCTCTTTAGTTACTAGAACCAAACATGGTAGAGACTAAAATTTAGTTTtttaactaaagtttagtccaagATTAATGGAACTAAATATGCACTGTTTATAGTGTGGAATTTAAAATATGGAGTGAGATAGAGATGAGATAGGAAGCCTGCCGGAGATATCCAAAGGAGCATTGAGTGCGAGCTTTTTTTTAAAACCGCCTTGTCATTTTCAAAAGTTTATACTCTAAATTCATATCATGCTGGTGGAAAACGGACTTACGTTCTAGATCATCAATACCGGTTCATTTAGAATCGACACTGAATAAAACTTTTGAGTACCGATTTTATTAATTCTCTATTCTTAAGTTGGCGCCAAAAACATAGAGGAGCTCTGTTTATGACaatgttttttaaaaaaattgtTGAAGATTCCACTAATTTAATTGTGAGAAAATATTAGCAAGTTCATCCTCTTATATAGTATGGTTAAAATAGTTACTTACTTTATTTAGCTTTGTTAAATTGTGTGGTTGATTATATAATTTAGGAGAAAAATATTGAGTTCATCCTCACACTATAATAAGCACTGAATGAAATACAATTTAAGAAAAAAATCAGATAGGAGCTCTCTTCATGGTGCCATAAGTTTTATGGAGGGAGGTGTTGCCTATTTTTTTCTCTAATTTATTAAAGATTTCACCCATTTAAGTGTAATAAAAGATTAGAAAGACCATCATCTTATATAATATAGTTGAAATTACTactattaaggctgtaaggggtaggctgctgtgggggacagatatcccccgggtccactagaaggataaaagacctcacgaaaggcccaagggcccaataaatcgtaaggtcactccttcatggaccTGGGGAGgagcgaccagtgaagcagatcgacataaggccgggttgATGCAAGCCCGGATGGCCCCACAGCGTCGAGCAAACGatcacaacagaagatccgactttcccgcgctggagccccgtacgacgtaaccaggcgaggataagtcggcagaatcatgggaagatagacaaaaacggttcactatcttttaggtgcatatccacatgtattgcctcacggtcgaatatataaggcctaggggcaccccttcagaacgatcgatcccactactcagccacccacctcaactctttatgagagctaccttgtaacccattacacaaagcaaactcgccaggacgtagggtgttacgcatctcaaagcggcccgaatctgtaaacattgtccattgttcctcgtgcaccgggcatgaaccatttagctacagtcgatgacaccgtcctactcctaaaacactttgaggggcaaccctgggtgtgcggtcggacccaaaacaccgacagctggcgcgccaggtagggggtgtgtcgccgatccaagctagctcaatggccgtcaccttctacagcaagatcaccctccgaccggatccgtattctgctttggaacgatctcgtccatagcagatgaagagggaactctacaccgcattgcagatccgccggaaaagaagtctcctccaacaaactccaaaAATATGGGagaggcgcaacctccagctTTCCGCAAAAAGATCGCCTTCGGAAAGCCagaggccgagggcccgctgacccggagaactccactgtctacttccccgacgaaagaatggacacagatcgcaaggaagaaagagaccgggaggaagcaagtcgttctttccgttcctccgccctcaaaggagaatgggaagaagatcgccacgaccgccgcaccattctaccccgacatcctcttcatcggaagagtggagtcgcccccgtctccgacgacgagccgaccgcacccgaagaagaaccacctcagcgggaatcccgccggcggagaaaccggcgccgaaacattcggcgacatcatgaggccggagaacgggatccagaGCAACCTGTTTCgtgggacgaggtctcggagataggagaaactccggaggaacgcgtcttcagagaacgaaggaattcccgccgacatgatcgccgacgagctcaggaacaagccgagcaggacgcaaggcagcgccgggaaaatccactcttcggacgcaacctgaatcccgacttcgcccgagccatgaacacgccgagtgaagtcggaggggtactagctcggatagctgatggactccctcggattcccgacgccgagggctatcgacgactgttcacccaggcagccaaccatcttctaccgctcgctcacccgccgaacgatctacgacacgccatcaacagtcgccgggacgcgcgaagctccatcaacgcttcgcgtgaacgacggcatgagaacgagatccgccgccgggaggagtacgacagggatcatggtatcccagctcggagtcaggcaaccagaaccgagtcagcgacggcctcgactggcggtactacccgggggcgGTCGAGGAATCACAACgactactcccctccccaggacagacatcatccccgacgacaggaggacacgtgtggagtgacacccttactccacgccttagggccattcagtggccccctaacttcaaggtatccaatgtcgacaaatatgaacctaagcaggatccaggaggctggctggccgtctacaccactaccgcccgagccgccggagcatccgaggacgtgatgactgcgtacttacccattgtgctcgggcaagacgcactacaatggctacgacatctacctcgacattgcatcgacgactggagcgacttcagtcgacgcttcaccgccaactttcagtccctctccgacaaaccagcgcaaccatgggacctcaaatccatcaagcgccggggggacgaaactctccggtcgtacctcaaaaggttccagaccatgagaaatcgtatccccgaggtcacggaggcggccgtgatcgaggacttctacagaggatccaatgactcagccttcgtccgagccatactgcagaaagcgccgactacttccgagcagctgttccgggaagccgacctctacatcaccgccgacgagcgagctcaggacctcatcgggggagcgaagcccgcaccggcagcgccacgacgcgacgcgaaccagcaacccgacaaacgctgggagaaaagacctcgcgaagaggtgcacgctgctggaccacctgcctctcgtgcccggggaggacctcgcggaggcgagcgcacgctggacgacaacctcgacgcccagtgcccgtaccacaaggacatgcgccacaccctgcggaactgcagggacttcaagcactccatcggacacggccgacccttccaacctctacctcctcctccgccgcggggaggaccagaagaaccacgacaaccccagcagcaggaggagggggaaggaggagccttcccacgcgttgactgggaggtcaacgtcatcttcggcggacatggatcgcaggagaacagaagacaacaaaagctcaacgatcaccagatattggtggcgaccaccggtcctcccgctccgtaccggtggtcggagcacccgattaccttcactcgggcagatcaatggctcaacttcgaccacccaggcaagtacccgctcctcgtcgatccgatgatccgagagagcagggtgaagaaggtgttagtggacgggggaagcagcatcaacgtcaccttcccccagacactccaaggcttgggagttcacctcaaagaactccgcgagtcggacactcctttcttcggcatcgtgccgaccgaaggggaatactcgctgggccacatctacatgcccgtcaccttcggaactccggagaattacagaaccgagttcctgaggttcgaagtagcaaacttcgactgcgggtacaacgccatcatcgggaggccgggattggcaaaattcatggccatcccgcattacacgtacatgatactgaagatgccagggccacaaggaatcataactgtgcacactgacttccaaggcgccgcagaatgtttccgagtggccatccaagcagccctcaccaccaaaccgtcggcgacttcttcagcgcaggcgaactctaagcctgaggaagaccttacagcatcggcgaacgaagctcaagccgcgacctctatgcggccgactgaagaaactaaaaggatcaacctggggtttgctgatgaacgcaagactgccatcatcagctctagcctggacgataaataggaaggcgcgctcgtccggtttctgcaagacaaccgggacgtattcgcatggcaacctgcggatatgccgggagtcccgagagaactggccgagcataaactgaaagtctacccccaggcaaggccgatccggcaaaaactacgtcgcttcacgcccgacaaaagagaggccattcacgctgagttggctcgcttggtcgcggccggatttattagagaggtattacatcccgagtggttagccaaccctgttcttgtactcaaaaagaataaagtggattggcgcatgtgcgtcgactatacagatctcaacaaacattgtccaaaggatcccttcgggctccctaggatagatcaggtggtagactccaccgctggatgttctgtgctgtcttttctgaactgctattccggatatcatcagatcagtttggcaaaggaagacgaggaaaaaacagcgttcatcactccattcggtgctttctgctatacctccatgccatttggcctcaaaaacgctggagcgacttatcagagagccattcaaacatgcttagccgatcactggggcaagcatgtGGAAGCCTATGTGGATGACGTAGTAATCAAAatagagaactcggaaaacttcatcgaagacttacagctggttttcaacagtctacggcgatatcgatggaagcttaatcccgaaaaatgtgtctttggggtaccggcagggaagctactcggatttattgtcagccaccggggaattgaagctaacccggataagattgaagctatcatgaaaatggaagctccacgatcacaaaagaaggttcagcaacttaccggatgtatggcagccctgagcagatttatatccaggctgggagaaaaaggtttaccattttacaagctactcaagaaggtggacaagtttcagtggacttcagaagcacaggaagccctagatgcactgaagaaattcttgacaaccccaccagtactgaaaccaccacggcgagccacatcaactcaaccagctgaagatctgttgttgtatatctcttgcacgactcacgtggtaagcaccgcgttggtagtcgagcgagcagaagaaggacatgcctacccagtgcagcatcctgtttatttcatcagtgaagttctgggtccctcgaagaaaaaatatcctcaagttcagaagctattatacgtagTACTTCTAATTGCCCGCAAGCTacatcactactttgacgaccacaaagtcatagtagtcactggttttccgataggggacatccttcacaacaaggaagccattggccgaatagccaagtgggcctgcgaactgggatctcatgacatcgaatttcgacctcgcactgccattaaaacccaagcattggttgacttcgtatcagaatggactgaacaacaagtaccagaaaaCCCAGAAACTgtagaagtatggcggatgtattttgatggctcgctgaagctgcagggagcaggcgcgggaattctcttcatcgcacctggaggcgagcacctcaagtatgccctccagttgttatttccagcctccaacaatgcagccgagtatgaagctctgatccatggactaaacatcgccatatcattaggcatcaagagactaatggtatacggagattctttggtagtcataagccagataaacaaagaatgggattgttcaaatgattcaatgggaaaatattgcaccgccgtccgaaaactagaagataaatttgaaggcctagaatttcatcatgtagaaagagatcgaaacacggcagccgatgtattgtccaagctaggaaccagtcgaactcaggtcccacccagagtctttgtacaagaaataccacaaccaagcatctcaatggatcaggcagaagagtgtaatatcatgaatcaaccagagtcaagctctgatgactggagaaggccgatcatcagatatataaagaatgaagaggagccagacgataaaaatgcagctgagcgcatcgccagacagtcggctcactacacactcattggggagacactatacagaaggggcgcatcaggcatcttcatgaaatgcattctatcgtctactgggaagcaacttctggaggaggttcatgctggacaatgtggaatacacgcagcgtccaagacactagtcgggaaggtcttcaggtcgggattctattggccaacaacaaaaagtgatgctgtcgagttagttcagaggtgcgaagcttgccagtacttgtcgaaacaacaacatctaccagcacagcaactgcagaccataccggtgacttggccctttgcatgctgggggctagatatgattggacctttcaagaaagctcaaggaggatacactcacgtgttggtagctatcgacaaattcactaaatggatagagttcaaacccattgcttctttaacctcagctaaagccgtggaattcatacaagacataatattcaggtttggaataccgaacagtatcataaccgacttggggtccaacttcacaagttcagagttcttcgatttctgcgagcaaaaaagcattcagatcaagtatacttcggtagca
It contains:
- the LOC100217189 gene encoding seed maturation protein isoform X1 codes for the protein MSERSESATEKIMSSIMDTIADNLPKQKSGKFDPGSVSDKVKNKLFGRQKTLHGVLGGGKPADVLLWRNKKISSSVLALATAIWVFFEWLDYHFLTIVSFALVLGMVVQFVWSNFSNMLSSGSRSQVPRVELPDELFVNIAVAIGAQVNKFLCFLQDVSCERNLKHFVVAIAGLWAAAVIGSWCNFLTVIYVGFVCVHTLPVLYEKYEDQVDDFLYSLLGLLRDQYQKLDHGVLSKIPKGNMKAKKNE